The Citrus sinensis cultivar Valencia sweet orange chromosome 4, DVS_A1.0, whole genome shotgun sequence DNA segment TGCTCACCCCTGAAAGAACCACTTTGATGAATGTCAGATCTGCCCTTTGTGCGAGTGACATCAGATCCAACTGAGTGAAGAAGACCACATGTGGACGTGTCCATGTGCTTGCTTCCTGATTACAGAAGAATTGTTTTTAACATCATTACAACCACTAGATACTGAAAAAGAACCACATGCTAAATTCTAAATCTTTAAGGAAATGATCAGATACCAATTTTCCGGAATTCTTGGTGGTCTGACTTGTTAAGTGGTTCAATAGTTTCGACCTCCTGCTAAAAATGAACAAGATAAGGGAAAATTTATACAGATACATAAAAAgcatgtatttatttatgttcacAGAACAGAGATTGTAATTTACCATAAAATCAATATCCAGTGCTTTCTTGACTTCCATAAGCTTTTTCTTGGTCAAAGTGGAGTGGATCACTCGTTTTCCTGTGTgaaattaagacaaatcagaagaaaataaattgcgGTAAGTCGATCTTCCAATATTATGCCGAGTAAGTTCTTAATTAGACAGCACTGACCAAGCCTACGGCTTCCTTTGGCTTCAACATAACCTTCTCGGATCATTTTGTCTATTAATTTGCGGACAGTTGATTGATTGGCTTCTTTATCCAACTTTTTCTGAAGCTTTGCTATGGTTACATAGTTCATTGAAAGAGCATAATACAAAGCCTGATACGACAACAATTTCAGGACTCAGGATAAGCCATCTCAGAAAATGAATACCATTTACTGTTAGTATACATAGGTAATGCTGTTCTAAGTAGATAAAAAGGGATTGTTGAATTTGTCAATTGCATGAAAATAAACAGAGTATCAAATGCAATGCAAACTTGAATGGGCGGTTGAACTGCTAGTTTAAGTTCTATTTAGACAGTTGAAAAGAGGGAAGTATAAACTTTAGAAAATGGAAGGCAAGCTAGTTTCACCAAAATGCTTATTTATTAAGAGGGGAACATCTTCAATGAATTTAACACAGTTTACAATACAGCTTAGAGGCGTATATGATCACCTTCATGTATATCTGATCGTCTAACTGGGGAGATTTATCACAAAGTGTGACCCCATCCATTTCCTCTTTCACCAAGGCGaattcataattaaatttctgattttgtaatttacaCAAAGGAGAGTGAGTCAAAAACAGGTAGCAGGGAGAGAAATTTGATTCacaactaaattaatttagaaaattaaaaggagTGAGAAAGAATCACAGAAAAGACCTCTTGCTTGTTTATAGTGTATGTGTCCTTTCCACCTTTTGATAAAAGACCTTCTTTCACAAGCTTGCCCATTATTTCTGAAATGCTCAAGAAATCAAAATAGCAGAAAACGTGTTAAGAGTTTAAAAATGCAGCATTTCACATTTCTCCCTGTTCAAACTTCACATGATTGGGAATCTCCATTTACCTTCAGTCAATGCCTGCATTAAACCATTAAGAACTTACATCATCAGTTAAAAGTCATGAAAATTAAGATCAATGAAGAATATACTGAAATTATAAGCTAATCGAACGGCTATTTTCACAGAATCGTTTTGTTGAAACAAAAAGTGGAAGAGGAAAAAATAGAATCTCTTACCACTGAGATGTCAGGGAAATTTGATAGAACATCAGTAAGTTCAACACTATGAAGGTGACGGCAGTTGATCCAGTCCTTTACTCTGACCAATTGTTGTTCATCTTCCTCAGGATCCTGAGTATTATCTGCACAgcatatttacaaatcaataCTCTAAACTGGACCAAGCCCATAAGAGAATCTTATTTCCccattaattacaaaataactTCAGAAggataaaccaaaaaaaaaatttatcatgaaACAGAGTTCAAGATAATTTCATccattttgacaattttaaaaagtcGTCAAGTGTATGTCTGACTCTCATTATCACTTGAAGGATGCTCCAATCAACAGTAAAATGTACCTTCATCAACCATTCCATTGTCTTCTTCCGGCTGTTGCTTGTCTGCCAAGATAACCATTGTTACTTCCACTGGTGAGTCCCTCAACAAAATATTAGTCACAAAGAAAAAACAGCAGTTGTAGCAGTTGATTTACCAATTGGCGCTACTATATATTGATCCTCTTGTGGCTGGCTAACCTGAAATAAATAACATGCTTTCCAAACTCAATAGTCATTATGCACAAATTTGTAAAACAAAACTTAGCTTTGTCACTTCACCTCACTGTCAGAATCAGAAGATTCATCCCTTTGTACAGAATCTGCTCCTAAGCTCACTTCATCATCTTGCATATCATCATTTTCATCCTCACAAGGATCAAGCACACTCTTTACCTGTACATACCACATAAAAAGCTATGATCCAAACTTTATAAATAGCAGAACCAAATCATAGCGCTTCCAGAAAAATCTTCATTCATTACCTTTAGAGCTAACACAAAATGCTTGCTGTTGACGTTCCCAACTTCCATTTTCAAAGGATTTTTGGTCCATGGATTGTGAGCTTCCTCCTCTGAGCAGCATCGGAAGAATGGAGGCTCATAATCCACTGGCTGTAAGGGCAGATAAATATATCTCAAATCTGATTTTGTTTGAATATGTAGCCACTGAGAAAAGAGGAAAATTCTGTACTGTTTTCTTCTTGAATTAAATGCAAAAGATGCAAAAGTTCTTCATAAGCTATCAAAAATTAAGCACCTATGCATCTCCAAGGAATGATTCTATATGCAAAAAATTTGCATGCACCTTATATGCATTATCAAGCATACAACTGCTCAGAACAATAGTCACACATGCCAACACAGCATAGAACAGCCAACACAAAAGTTCATATCCCATCTCCAATTCTTCAAATCTAGCAAGCTATAGGATCTTTTAACTACTATAATTGTAGTCACAATCCAAATTACAAGTGCAGAAAACCAAGAGGTAAGAGGTCAGTTGAATGGGCATACCGTCACATCATCGTAATAGAAGAGCTTCATTAAAATAGTACGCTGAAACAAGAAAAGGATTTCTCATCAGTAAACATACCATCGTGGCTCAACTATGTGAAAAGagatataaaatcaaaatgcCAAGAGCATGCAACAGATCACGTATCATGCAAAACAAGCCTCCAAGTAGGTACCTCTTCAGGCATCCTATCCAGAGTTCTCATCAACTGAACCAGAGTACGGACCATCTTACAAGCAGAGCTCCTGAAATATTACAGACGTGGCAggaattaacaaaataaattctttacaAGTGTTAAAACCATACCGAAGTAGAAGGAAAACTGAAATTTGAAACAGGACTATGATCAAACTACCTCATCTGAGTGGTAGTAATTTCTGTGGTGGTATTACACTTGAATGTTCCTCCCTTTTTCTTGTTCCCAGTTCGATTAATATTCATGGAAATCTCTTGGctatcagaatcagaataactaAAAGAAACTGCAATGGGAGTCGTGTTATAATCTGTCAATCCTCTCCCATATCacaagaagggaaaaaaaatgaaaaatttacaaataaatccgTCAACCAAGAACATTGCAGGGTGAGTAACTGTTATTCAGCCAATCATCTATAGttaaatttcttcaattttacaGTCACCAATCAAACTACAGAAACACACTGCCGGTGAAAtgtgcaattaaatttagaagCATTCAGAAACCTTACATGCATATTCTTCAATCATTGGGCCTTCAACCGCTTCACATACACAGAACAAAAGTGTTTTCAGATACTTTTTCTGTAGTGCATCATAAACAcctgattaaaaaaatgacaaaagcaaataaaaaaattagcctcagtaaacaaaataagacaagaaaaaataaacaaattgatGTAAATAGTCAAGTTTATGTAGCTGATAAATTAATCAGCTTGCCTTTCTCCATCCAATCAATTAATCTACGTGACTCTGCATCCATCGGCATCAACTTCTTGATCTTCATCTCTATAGACAAAATTTTAAGCAAATTTTAGCCTCCAATATTCAGATTATCAGCCAAGCTTAAGAGCTCTGATAAACAAATCATAAACAAGCGTACCTAAAGCAGGAACAGACTTATCATTGAAGTAATTCTCTGGAAAAAGGCCTCTTATGTAACTAATGTTGAATATGGCTATGCGAAGTAGGTTCCTTGTCTGTCAAGATTGAATTCATTAAAAACCAATTGAATCCAGTGTGTTTCACATAATTGTTAATGATTCCACAAAAAACTGTAATCAACCAGTGGTAAATTTAAGAAACAACATTtcgtttttcatttttcaccagaatttaaaagaagaaCACATTGTAGACCACGTTTTCTCACAACAGAAATAGAACAGAAGCAAATGAGCAAATCGATATTATTAGCAAGCTAGatctctataaattaattcaagtgagcttaaattttaattccgATCTATACAAAGTGTATCTTCTTCAGAatctcttaatttaattaaataatggcCTGCCAATCACCAAACAAGAAAGAGTTTGATGTTTGGCTAAATTTTAATAGGaggaaattcaaaattaaatacaacaaACACCAGATCTAATTAAACAcgaataaattttatacagCTATAACAAATTAAGgcatgaataaaaaaaaaaacaagttgGGTTCTCGACCTCAGATCGTCGGAAGTTACAAATTCTAAAAGAAGCGATAATCACATAACAAATTGTTGATTACCAGAAGAAGCGAGTCTTGTTCGGTGATTTCGGCTTCCTTTACTTTCTGTGCAACAACCTAATAACGAAAACGATAACCGGAAAAATGAGATTGAGGAGCAAGCTATTGTTTGATAAATCATTGAACTAGAAAAACGAAGAATGTGTGAAAATGAACGATAAATTTTGGAATTAGAAGCAGTTTCTAGGCTCACCATGGCTGCAGTATTttgagagaatttgaaaaacactgagaaaagagaaaatgtaACTTGGAGAGGAAGCTGAGAACGcttgatttgaaattttgaattggaGTGAAAAATGAGAGTGGCGCGCATTTGTGGGGTTATTTATAGGCCGTTATGAAAATTAACCATGGTTGGCTGAAAAAAAGCGTGTTGCGTGATGAGAAAGTAAAGGCCGGTGGATATTGtcacttaataaaaaaatgtctgTGCATTTTGGTCATCAACGGCTGACGTGGCGTCTCATCGATCGTTATATAATATACCCCTGAAATGTACAGTACTTCACTGGAGGAAAGCTGAGGTAACTGAACCTATCGGATTCTGCGCCCCACTCTAAACAGCATGATTTGTTCGCAGGTAATTCGTTGCCTTTGGAGACTTTGAATTTTATCGGGTTACAAGCAATTGCtgataa contains these protein-coding regions:
- the LOC102624705 gene encoding meiosis-specific protein ASY1, translated to MRATLIFHSNSKFQIKRSQLPLQVTFSLFSVFFKFSQNTAAMVVAQKVKEAEITEQDSLLLTRNLLRIAIFNISYIRGLFPENYFNDKSVPALEMKIKKLMPMDAESRRLIDWMEKGVYDALQKKYLKTLLFCVCEAVEGPMIEEYAFSFSYSDSDSQEISMNINRTGNKKKGGTFKCNTTTEITTTQMRSSACKMVRTLVQLMRTLDRMPEERTILMKLFYYDDVTPVDYEPPFFRCCSEEEAHNPWTKNPLKMEVGNVNSKHFVLALKVKSVLDPCEDENDDMQDDEVSLGADSVQRDESSDSDSEVSQPQEDQYIVAPIDKQQPEEDNGMVDEDNTQDPEEDEQQLVRVKDWINCRHLHSVELTDVLSNFPDISVALTEEIMGKLVKEGLLSKGGKDTYTINKQEKFNYEFALVKEEMDGVTLCDKSPQLDDQIYMKALYYALSMNYVTIAKLQKKLDKEANQSTVRKLIDKMIREGYVEAKGSRRLGKRVIHSTLTKKKLMEVKKALDIDFMQEVETIEPLNKSDHQEFRKIGSKHMDTSTCGLLHSVGSDVTRTKGRSDIHQSGSFRGEQAISKAKVGNTPTSRAGPVASRESFAPGNEKIRTNGSTNNCDEVDDIICSRSTQDKRLRKTSTVKEPILQQVKRQKSLAMCV